TCGTCGAAGGGTGTGTCGCTCGTCATGTTAATTGTAGAGCATTCGTCAACCCTATCGGCTTCCACCAGAAAAGCGGCGCGTGTTCGCGCCTTGCGCAACCAGTCAACAGCGATATTCAACCCAATACGAAAAAGATAACTACGTGGGTCGGCTATGGTCTCGCGCCGTTCCATTTCGAGTAAGCGGAGGAACGCCTCTTGCGCAACGTCTTCCGAGTCCTGGTGGTTCATTTTCCGCCGAGTTACTCGACACAGAGATTTATGTTCATCTCGAAACAGGGTTTCAATCGCCGCATTAGAGAGCCGCATTCAAGCCTCCCATAAATTTGGAGCGCTAAAAACAGTTAAAAAGCCGATCTTCTGCACCAAGTTCAGTTCCGACTCATCGATCGTCGCCGAGGACCGCTTCAGAACGATGGGCGCAGAACTACATTCGCCAGCACGATCGTGCGGGACAAGCGAATGAAGAACACCACCGGGACACGATGCGCATCGAAAGTCGCGAGTGATCCAAATCAATCGCTTTTTTCACGGCGCTGATGGTGCAGATATGAAAAAATGCAATGTTAGGATTGGACCGGCGGCGCGCGGGGTTGGTGAGGCGATGAACTCGAACAATAGCGCCCAACAGGGAGTGACGCATTTAGCGTATGCGTGCGCGCTTCAACCTGCGTGCGCGTCGTGAACCCGCGCGAGATGGGACGTTGGAAAAGTGATGAGCACGAACAAGAGGTAAGGCAACAAACGCCATCAAATCGGCATGCGTTGCCGGAAGCCAACGGCGGCTCTTTTAAATTGTTGGTAGAGCATATTACGTCCTGAATACCCTGCTCGTTACGAGCTACGAACGGATTGGCAGACCCCAGCCCCAAAAAAGCAGACTGGGCCAATACCAGAAACACAATGAAAATCGTACGAAACATGAGAGAATGCCGCCGCGCAGTCCTCAACCAAATCTTTCCTATCTCCAAATAGGCTAGAACGCAACCGCGGGTCCATTTCACACCACGTCACGCGCCCCTGGCCGCCTTTAACGATCTCGACGTCGATCAACATCCGCGTGCTGTCGATCGAGGCGACCTTCAGACGCGTGATTTCTCTGACACGCAAACCTGCCACATAAGCGGTCGCCCGCGCGACGCGGTTGCGTAGTCCGTCAACCGCTTCCAGGAAGCGCACGACTTCCTCGGCGCTCATGACCGCGGCAAGCCTCTCAGGCTCGCGGCCGAAAACAATCCTTTCGATCGCCTCCTTCGTCCCACGGCGCCGTGTGAAGAACCGCTGGGCGCATGTGACTTGGTTGGCGTGCCTCAGGAATGCTTCTGGGCGACGAGATGAAGGATGAGGCCGATAGGCGGGGACTTTCCTCCATCCGGATCGAGAACCGGCGCGGTCGTTCCCGCAGGCGCCGGTCCGCTCCACAATGCCTGCCAGTTTGGCTTCCTGGCCGCTCGGCGTCCGACACAAGCCTGCCGAGGGTGCGGCGGCGACGAGGAGAGACTACGGCCAGGGTCCCTTTTCGGCTTCGTAGACTGCGTTCGCCTGCGCGATTTCGACGTCGCGGGTTGTTGGCGACCAACCGCCGCCCAGCGCCTGATAGACGCCGGTCGCAGCCCGGAAGCGCGCCAGACGTGCCTGCGCAAGGCGATCCTGGCTCTGGAAGAGCGAGGTCTGCGTTATGGCGAGCGTGACGGTGTCGATGGTCCCCTCGCGCAGCCGCGCCAACGCTGTTGCATAGGCGCGGCGCCAGGCCGTGACTGAATCGGCCTGCAGCATTACCTGACGCTCCGTCTCGCGCGCGGCGACGAGCGCGTTCTCGACATCCGTCAAGGCTGAGAGAATCTGCTTGCGGTAAAGGGTCGCGAGCTCCTGATATCTGCCTTTCTGCAACTCATATTGTCCCTGCAAGGCGTAGCCGTCGAATAGAGGTTGCGCCAGTTCCGACCCGAATTGCCAGGCGACGGCCTCGGGCCGCAGCACGTTTTTCAGAAGCGCGCTTTGCAAGCCATAGAGTCCGGTGAGAGTGATCGAAGGAAAAAACGCGGCGCGCGCGCGAAGCACGGAAAATTCCTGCGAGGCGAGTCTTGCTTCCGCCAGCGCAATATCCGGACGGCGCAGCAACACTTCCGACGGCAAGCCGGGCGCGACAGCCGGAACAGCGAGCTTCGCCAGCGATCCGCCCTCGAGCAGCAAGTCCTCGGGCGCGCGGCCGAGCAGCACCGCAAGGAGGTTTTCCGTCTGCTGCAAATTTTGCTCGAGCGGCGGAATCGAGGCGCGTTGATCCGCGAGGATCGCCTGCTGCTGCGCGACGTCCATCCCCGTCGCCGTGCCGACGCCGAACCGCAGCTTGATCGTCTCGAACACCTCGGTTGCGATCAGGACATTGTCGCGGGCGATGCGGAGACGGTCGCGCGCCGCCAGAGTCTGAAAATAGGCGTTCAGCACCGCGGCGATCGTCGTAATTTCCACGACGTCGCGGTCGAAGCGGCTGGCGTTGGCGAGAAGCCGCGCGGCGCTGGAAGCGTCCTGAATCTTGCCCCAAAAATCGATCTCATAGCTTGCGGTCAGACCAAGCTGAAAGAAGCCGAAGCTGACAGCCTGGAAATCAGAAGTGGCGAGGACGTCGGAACTCGCGGGCGTCAGTCCACCCGCGCCGGATGTGGGGACCAGGACCGTTCCCGGGGTGCGGTTCGTCTGGGCGATGTTATTCACCGATAGAGACGGCCGCAGCGCCGCGCTCGACACCCTCGCCTGCGCGTCGGCCTGCTCTATCCGGGCGACCGCCGCGCCGATGTCGAGATTTTGATCGAGCGCCTGGTCGACGAATCCGGTCAGTTCCCTTGATCGGAAGAGCGCCGCGAAGTCGCGCGCAGCGCGCAGCGGCGGCGCGGAACGTGGTCTGGCTGCGCGAAATCGTTCGGGCGGCGGCGCGCCAAGACCCGGCTTCTCCCAGTCGAGATTGCAGCCGCTTCCGGCGAACGCCGACAGCATCGCGACCAGCAGCGTGGGAAGCCGCAATCTCATAGTCTACTCCCACCTCAGCGCGTCGATCGGATTCAATCCCGCCGCCCGACGCGCCGGGAGATAGCCGAAGAGCACGCCGACGCCGACGGAGACCAACAGAGCCGCCACGACGCTCACCGGAGGGACAATGAGCGGCCAGTCCACCAGGAGCGCGACGAGCGCGCTTCCCGCGAGGCCGATACCAAGACCGATGATCCCCGCGAGGACGCATAGCGTGACGGCCTCGACGAGAAACTGCAGGAGGATATCGCGCTTGCGCGCGCCGATCGCCATGCGCAGCCCGATTTCCTGCGTGCGCTCGGTGACGGAGACAAGCATCATGTTCATGATCCCGACGCCACCGACGAAGAGCGAGATCGCGGCGGCCGCGAGAGAAGCCAGGTTAGAGAGGTTTGCGTCGTGTTCAGCAGCTCGACAAATCGGGTCGAGTCGAAGACGTTGAGCTTGTCCTCCTGAGCGCCGACGAGATGTTTGCGCTCGCGTAATAGCGCAAGAACCTCCTCTTTGACCTTCTCGCGGTCGGCGCCGGGCCTGACTTTCATGTCGATGGAGCTGATTTGCCGGGGGCTCGACAATGCGGAATTCGGCAGATGCGCGCGCGCCGTCGTGATCGGAAGATAGATGTAATTGTCCATATTCTCGCCGCCCATCGAACCGAGCCTCGTCCGCACGCCGATGATGCGAACCGGAGCGGCGCCGAGGCGCACGGTCTGATTCAGCGGCGACTCGTCCCCGAACAATTTTTCTTTGACGGTCGCTCCAAGAACGACCACTTTCGCGCCGGCGCGAACCTCTTCGTCGTCGAAGAATTGGCCCTCGAGGAGTTTGACGCCGAAAACCGTCTGATAGGTCGCCTCGACGGCATAATATTTGGTGTTCCAGCTCTTATCGCCGGCGACCACGGTGACGCCGCCGTTTATTTCTCGCGACAGATATTGCAGGTTGGGGATGACCTCACGAATCGCATTAGCGTCCTGATCGGTTAGAACAACCGCCACGCCGCGCCGGAGCGCATTCTCCACCTTGGTCGTGAATACGAAAAGCACATCCGTGCCCGCGCTGGCGATCTGCCGCTCGACGAGTTTATTCGCGCCCGCATTGGCCGCGCTCATGACGACGAGGCCGCTGACGCCGATGATGACCCCGATCGCCGTCAGGGCGCTGCGCAGCAGATTCGAGCGAAGCGCCGTGGCCGCCTCCTGCAGGAGCGTGCGCGGAGTCATGCCGTCGGCTCCTTTGCGAGCGCGCCGCGCCGTCGCTGCTTGCCGCCGCTGGAAAATCGCAAGGCGTTACTTCCTCCTCAAAGCGTCGATTGGATTCAATCCCGCCCCGCGGCGCGCGGGTAGGTAGCCGAATATGATCCCGACGCTGACAGAAACCAGAGTGGCCGCCGCTGCGCCCAATGGCGGGATAATGAGCGGCCAGTCCACGAGGCGCGCCACGAGAACGCTTCCCGCGAGGCCGATCATGAGACCGATCAGTCCCGCAACAACGGACAGCGTGACGGCTTCGGCCAGAAACTGCCGGAGTATGTCGCGCCGGCGCGCGCCGATCGCCATGCGAAGTCCGATTTCCCGCGTGCGCTCGGTGACCGACACGAGCATGATATTCATGATCCCGACCCCGCCGACGAGAAGCAGGATCGCCGCCGTCGCGAGGAGAAGCCGGTTCAGCGTGGATTGCGTCGTGTTCAGCAACTCAACCATCTGCGTGAGGTCGATCACATCGAGCTTGTCCTCCTGCGCGCCGCGCAAATGCTTGCGCTCGCGCAGAAGCGCGAGAACGTCCTGTTTGACCTTCTCGCGGTTGGCGCCTGGAGAAACTTTCATATCGATCAGGCTGAGTTGCCGAGCGGTCGACATTTCCGAGTTTGGGATATGCGCGCGCGCCGTCTTGATCGGAAGAATGATGAAATTATCCTCATCGACGCCACCGAAGGAGCCGCGCTTCCTGCGCACGCCGATGATGCGGACGGGTATAGTGCCCAGGCGGACTGTCTGATCCAGCGGAGACGCAGTTCCGAACAGCTTTCTTGCGACTGTTGCGCCGATGACGATGACCTTTGCGCCGGAACGCACCTCGGCCTCGTCGAAAAACCGCCCCTCGGAAAGCTTGACGCCCCAAACCTGCTCGTATGACGCGTCGACTCCCCAATATTCGGTGATCCAGCTGGAGTTTCCCGCGACAAGCGTCACTTTACTGTAAACCTCGCGCGACAGATATTGTATGTTCGGGACCAGTTCACGGACCGCATTCGCGTCCTGGTCGGTTAGGACGACCACCGCGCCGCGCCGGAGCGCATTCTCCACCTTGGCCGCGCGAACGGCGAGCGCATCCGTGCCCTGATCGGCGATCTGGCGCTCGACGAGCTTGTTCGCGCCCGAATTCGCCGCGCTCATCACGACGAGACTGCCGACGCCGATGATGACGCCGAACGCCGTCAACGCGCTGCGTAGCAGATTCAGTCGAAGCGCGTTGATCGCTTCTCGAAAAAGCGTCTGAAGCGTCACGCCGTTGGCTCCTTCGCACGCGCGCCGCTGCGACGCTGACACACGTCTTCGACAATTTCGCCGTCGCAAAAGCGCAGCAGCCGGTCGGCATAGGCCGCGATATCAGGCTCGTGCGTGATGACGACCAGCGTCAACCCTTCTTCGTTGAGCGACGAAAGAAGCGACATGATCTCATGCGAATTATGCGTGTCGAGCGCCCCCGTCGGTTCGTCGGCGATGACGATTTTGGGATCATTCACCAGCGCGCGGGCGATCGCGACGCGCTGTTGCTGTCCACCGGAAAGCTGATTGGGCCGATGGCTGAGTCTGTCGCCGAGCCCGACCTGCTGCAAGCGCGCGCGCGCGCACTCGAAGGCGTCGACGCCCGGTCGTGACGAATAGGCGAGCGGCAGCATGACGTTTTCGAGCGCCGACATCCGCGCCATCAGATTGAACTGCTGAAATACAAAGCCGATGCTAAGATTGCGCAAATGCGCAAGATCATCGCCCGTCATCGACGCCACCGCCTGGCCGTGGATCTTCAAGACGCCGGACGTCGGCGTATCGAGCGCCCCGATCAGATTCGCCATCGTCGATTTGCCAGATCCGGACGCGCCCATGATCGCGACAAACTCGCCGCGCGCTACGGAAAAGCTCACCCCGCGCAAAGCCTGCACTTTCTCGTTCCCAAGATTGTAAGTCTTGGTCAGCCCCACGCATTCGATGGCGGGATCTGGCGACGCGGAGGACACTGTCATTTCTCCGGCGTCGCGGCGATTGTCGCCCGCAGGATCGCCGCGTCGCCTGGCTTCAGATCGCCGTCGAGAATCTCGGTCGCCGCGTCACCCTTGACGCCCAGGCGAACGGATCGCGACTTCAGCGAATTTGTCGCGTCGAGAACCCAGAGGCGTGTCTGCCCCTCGCGCGGCGCGGCGTCGTCCCCAACGGCGGCGGAGGGATGAAACCGTAACGCTTCGTTTGGCGTGTTCAGCACATTCTCGCGTCGGGCCGTCACGATCCGAACCGTCGCCGTCATATCCGGAAAAAGCCGCATGTCCGGGTTTTGCGCGCGAACGACGACCGTGTAGGTCACGACGCCGCTCGTTTTCGTCGCCGCCAGCCGTATCTGCTCGACGACGCCGTAAAAGGTCTCGACGGGAAAAGTCTCGACGGTGAACTTCACTTCGTCGCCGACGCGGATGGCCCCGACATCCGCCTCGTCGACCTGCGCCAGAATCTGTATTTGCGACAGGTCCTGCGCGATCTGGAACAATACGGGCGTCTGATACTCCGCCGTCACGGTCTGCCCGCGCTGCATCCTTCGGTCGATCACCACGCCGTTGATTGGCGATCTGATCAAAGTGCGATCGAAATTGATCTGCGCTTGATCGCATTCGGCCTGCCGCAGCGCGACAGTCGCTTTCGCCGACTCGAGGTCAGCTTGCGCCGCGCTGAGTTCATGGCGAGTGGCGCCGCTCTCCGTTTGCGCCTGATCGAGCTGCTGGCGGGAGACGCCAGCGGCCGGCGCCAGCGCGCTGTAGCGCCCGACATTGCGATCGAGCAGACCGAGCTGCTTTTGCAGCTTCGCCATCGCCGCCTCGCGCCGCGAGACGTCCGCCCTGGCGATCGCGAGATTAGCCGAGGCGGCCTGCACTTTCGCGTCGAACGGCGCGCGATCGATCACGGCGATGAGATCGCCCTGTTTCACTTTGCTGTTGAAATCGACCTTCATCTCCGTGATCGGCCCGGAAACTTGCGAACCCACATCGACCGTCACCAGCGCTTTGACCGCGCCAGACGCCGTAACGCTCCGCTCGACGACGCCGCGGCCAAGGAGTTGCGTTTGGTAGAGGCGCGTCGCGTCGGCGTTTCCGCTACCGAAAGACCACCAGAGAGCCAGGCACAAAACCACCGCAGAAAAAACGAGCGCGCCGACGATCGAAATTTTCTTTCCCTTTGCGTCGATCCTCATTGGAAAGAAACTCCAGTAAACGCCAGTATACGACAAATCACGCGCGTGATCCTTGCCGCCGTACCCCGTTCGCGCGCTCCGATCGTTGTCGGTAATCTATTCGAGATTCGCGAGAGCGCATTTGAAAACTGATTGTCCCGGCCTAAAGAGAGCTGGCTCAGCGGCGCGACGAAGGAGCGTCCTTGCCCGTCCTCCTCGATCGTGAAACGGCACATGAGTTCATGATCCGGTCCGCCGTTGATGACGCCCGGAAGCATCAATCGCGGCGACGCCGAAAGGGAAACGAGCCGGTCGCGCAGAAACGCGATAAGCGGCGCGCGCGCATAGGCCAAAACGCGCCGGGCGCGAAATTCTGCGGCGGAGCAGTTGCATATCGATATTGCGGGAGCGCATAAATTCCTCCTTAGCGTAAAAGCCTGAAATACTCAGCGGGTCTCCTGCTCGCCGGCACACCCGCAAGCGTAGCTCCAGTTACGTGGCGCTTCCGCGCGCGCCGCTTCCGCCACCAGATGTAAACGCCCGTGCCGGACAGCATCGTTATGACGAGGCCGAGGGCGCAGACAAAAATCTTGTAAGGCATGCCGAACAGATTTGCGGTGTGAAGCTGTACGAGCCACGTCGTCACCGTCGTCCCGCTCTGCTCTCCCGTAGGGATTTTGACGCCGAGCAACTTTCCTTCGAAGGCGTCGAAATAAACCGACGTCGATCCATATTTGTCGCCAATGTCTCTTGACGAGCGCACGCGATACTCCCAGCCGCCGAGCTGCTTGGAATTGTATAGCGCGAGAACGCGTTCGATCGTTAAGCCGCGCTTGGTAGCCTCGGTCGCCATCAGGCGCTCTCCGGTCGCCAGCGCCTCGTCCCATGACATCGGCTCCCGGCCCGACGGCGCCGGCGGCTTGACGTCACTCCGCGCCCACATCGGCTGCTCATAATCGAGCACGAATTGCGTCACGCGCGTGTAAACGAAATTGAGATCCATATAGACACTGGACCAGGCGAATATCAGCAGCATGACCCAGAGCCAAAGTCCGAAGGCGCGGTGGAGATCGAAATTGACGCGGTAGGCTGAAGAGCCGCGCCACTTAATGAGCCAGGCCGGCTTCCAGCGCGCGAGAAACCCTTTGCGCGAATGGCCGGTTGGCGTTGGCAGCGTCAGGTAGACCCCGACGAAGCAGTCGACCGTCCATAAGAGCGCGACAACGCCAAGTATCCAGTCGCCGATTCCGCTCATCGCCAGATACATGTGTAGGGCGTAGACGAAGGGCATGATGTCGGTCTTCGTCTTCGGCAGTCCATGCCATGCCGCGCGCCCGCGTTCATGTCCGTCGATCGAATCGAGATGGATGTATTCAAAATCGAGCGGCGCGGCGCCCACACGCGCCTCCATGCCGATCATCACCGAGCCGGGATAGCCGAGATATACGGTCTTCGTTTGCGCCTGCGGAACGATCGCCTCGGCGCGGCGCGCCAACGTCGCGGCATCGAGCGTGATCCCGGGCCGATCGCCCGGATACATCTCCGGCGTCAGCCAATGATTAATTTCGAGCCAAAATGCCAGCAGGCTTCCCGTCAGCCCGACGACGATGAGAAAGCCAGCCATCACGAGGCCCGCCCAGCGGTGAAGCCAGACCCAGAACGCGCGCGTCAACATCAAAAGGCTCCTCGATACGAGAGGGGCTAAGAGACCGCCCCGTTTCGGGACGGCCTGAGGTCGCGAAGGTTCGCGCTCACCATTTGAAGCTCAGCGCTCCCACTGCCGTGAACGGACGAGCGGGAATCCTGAATTTGGGCGCCGTGTTGTAGTTGAACGTATCGTCGACAGCGTCGAAGTAACGTACATTGTTGATGTTTTGCAGGTTGAGCTGCGCCGTTACCCTGTGTCCGTAGAGTTCCGCCGTGTAGCTGGCGAATCCGTCGAGCCGCGCAAAACCGGGCATAACGAACGTATTCTGGAGATCGCCCCACCAATTGGTGGAGGCTGTCACGCCGCCGCCGGCGCGAAAGCCAAGACCGTTGTCCCCGAAGTCGTAAGTGAGAAACAGCTTGCCGCTGTGACGAGGCGCGAATTCGAGATGGTTGCCGAGAAAGCCGCCTTGTGCGCCGAACACCGCACTATCAAGAAGACCGAATGGATTCAGCCGGTTCGGCGCATTGTCGTCTATCACCTTCGCGTTAATATAGGCGTAGTTGGCGATAACCGTCATGCGATCCGTCAGCGCGCCGATCAAATCGAACTCGACGCCGCGGCTGCGCTGCAGACCTGCAAGCTGTGACACTCCAACTGTTCCGAGTAGCGCAGTTGCGACGTTGGATTTCGTGATCTGGTAGAATGCAAGCGTGGCGAGCAGGCCGGGAAGCGGCTGCGCCTTGAAGCCGACTTCCCATTGCAGGGCACGCTCCGGCGGGAGGGCGACGCTTTTGGCGTCGAAAGCGGCCTGTGGGCCGAAAGATCTGGAATAGCTGGCGTAGGCGCTGAGTTCGGGCAGAATGTCGAAGACGGCGCCGACGCGCGGGCTCCAGCCGGTAGAGATGGTGGTTGGCTGACGAAGGCGAGCCGCGATCGCCAGTTCCTTGTCGGACGCCAGAACCGGGAACAGATCGAAGTTGGATCGCGACTTGCCTCTCGTTAGGTCAGCTATGTCGTAGCGCGCGCCGATCATCAGATGCAGCCGGTCGAACCAGGTAATATAATCCTGAACGTACATTCCTTTCTGACGCGCCACGACCGAGGAGCTGGACTTGTAGCCGCGCCCGATGACTGAGTCATAGAACGCCGAGTTCGGCACGGTTCCGTAAACGGGGGCGTAGATGTTGATCGGATAATTATCGAACCCAAAATTATAGACATAGTCGTAACCTAGATTCGCGTAATCCAGCCCGAACAGAAAATTGTGCTTGGCGCCGAGCGCCTCGAACTTGCCGCTGAGGTCGATATTTGTCGAAAGATTGTACCTTTTAAAGTCCTGAAACTGC
This Methylocystis iwaonis DNA region includes the following protein-coding sequences:
- a CDS encoding efflux RND transporter periplasmic adaptor subunit — encoded protein: MRIDAKGKKISIVGALVFSAVVLCLALWWSFGSGNADATRLYQTQLLGRGVVERSVTASGAVKALVTVDVGSQVSGPITEMKVDFNSKVKQGDLIAVIDRAPFDAKVQAASANLAIARADVSRREAAMAKLQKQLGLLDRNVGRYSALAPAAGVSRQQLDQAQTESGATRHELSAAQADLESAKATVALRQAECDQAQINFDRTLIRSPINGVVIDRRMQRGQTVTAEYQTPVLFQIAQDLSQIQILAQVDEADVGAIRVGDEVKFTVETFPVETFYGVVEQIRLAATKTSGVVTYTVVVRAQNPDMRLFPDMTATVRIVTARRENVLNTPNEALRFHPSAAVGDDAAPREGQTRLWVLDATNSLKSRSVRLGVKGDAATEILDGDLKPGDAAILRATIAATPEK
- a CDS encoding ABC transporter ATP-binding protein, yielding MTVSSASPDPAIECVGLTKTYNLGNEKVQALRGVSFSVARGEFVAIMGASGSGKSTMANLIGALDTPTSGVLKIHGQAVASMTGDDLAHLRNLSIGFVFQQFNLMARMSALENVMLPLAYSSRPGVDAFECARARLQQVGLGDRLSHRPNQLSGGQQQRVAIARALVNDPKIVIADEPTGALDTHNSHEIMSLLSSLNEEGLTLVVITHEPDIAAYADRLLRFCDGEIVEDVCQRRSGARAKEPTA
- a CDS encoding tyrosine-type recombinase/integrase, translated to MSAEEVVRFLEAVDGLRNRVARATAYVAGLRVREITRLKVASIDSTRMLIDVEIVKGGQGRVTWCEMDPRLRSSLFGDRKDLVEDCAAAFSHVSYDFHCVSGIGPVCFFGAGVCQSVRSS
- a CDS encoding ABC transporter permease, which gives rise to MTPRTLLQEAATALRSNLLRSALTAIGVIIGVSGLVVMSAANAGANKLVERQIASAGTDVLFVFTTKVENALRRGVAVVLTDQDANAIREVIPNLQYLSREINGGVTVVAGDKSWNTKYYAVEATYQTVFGVKLLEGQFFDDEEVRAGAKVVVLGATVKEKLFGDESPLNQTVRLGAAPVRIIGVRTRLGSMGGENMDNYIYLPITTARAHLPNSALSSPRQISSIDMKVRPGADREKVKEEVLALLRERKHLVGAQEDKLNVFDSTRFVELLNTTQTSLTWLLSRPPRSRSSSVASGS
- a CDS encoding ABC transporter permease; translation: MTLQTLFREAINALRLNLLRSALTAFGVIIGVGSLVVMSAANSGANKLVERQIADQGTDALAVRAAKVENALRRGAVVVLTDQDANAVRELVPNIQYLSREVYSKVTLVAGNSSWITEYWGVDASYEQVWGVKLSEGRFFDEAEVRSGAKVIVIGATVARKLFGTASPLDQTVRLGTIPVRIIGVRRKRGSFGGVDEDNFIILPIKTARAHIPNSEMSTARQLSLIDMKVSPGANREKVKQDVLALLRERKHLRGAQEDKLDVIDLTQMVELLNTTQSTLNRLLLATAAILLLVGGVGIMNIMLVSVTERTREIGLRMAIGARRRDILRQFLAEAVTLSVVAGLIGLMIGLAGSVLVARLVDWPLIIPPLGAAAATLVSVSVGIIFGYLPARRGAGLNPIDALRRK
- a CDS encoding PepSY-associated TM helix domain-containing protein, producing MLTRAFWVWLHRWAGLVMAGFLIVVGLTGSLLAFWLEINHWLTPEMYPGDRPGITLDAATLARRAEAIVPQAQTKTVYLGYPGSVMIGMEARVGAAPLDFEYIHLDSIDGHERGRAAWHGLPKTKTDIMPFVYALHMYLAMSGIGDWILGVVALLWTVDCFVGVYLTLPTPTGHSRKGFLARWKPAWLIKWRGSSAYRVNFDLHRAFGLWLWVMLLIFAWSSVYMDLNFVYTRVTQFVLDYEQPMWARSDVKPPAPSGREPMSWDEALATGERLMATEATKRGLTIERVLALYNSKQLGGWEYRVRSSRDIGDKYGSTSVYFDAFEGKLLGVKIPTGEQSGTTVTTWLVQLHTANLFGMPYKIFVCALGLVITMLSGTGVYIWWRKRRARKRHVTGATLAGVPASRRPAEYFRLLR
- a CDS encoding ABC transporter permease is translated as MNMMLVSVTERTQEIGLRMAIGARKRDILLQFLVEAVTLCVLAGIIGLGIGLAGSALVALLVDWPLIVPPVSVVAALLVSVGVGVLFGYLPARRAAGLNPIDALRWE
- a CDS encoding TonB-dependent siderophore receptor, with the protein product MLLRVFTRGVSAGALTLAFSTWAVAQQSLPTIDVGGQRRAAAARTPAQRGQAASVGSVGQPSTAVPLNTSGPRLEPKTPTEAYIVRNADSATKMDVPIKEIPQSIEVIPRQVLVDQQVTNLKDAVSNASGVLSNNLEGLGAQFHIRGFRQNFIFRNALSLSQFTSMPMLVDTANVERVEVLKGPSSILFGRADPGGVINIVTKQPLDEPLYRVDQQVGSYDHYRTQWDVSAPIAEVPGLAYRVSGAYQNNGSFRQFQGGRSAFLAPVVRYSPSAWTEFTAEAELLTSRIQQDLGLPSGSLFGPLIAPLPHTRSFQEANDPKDTFDRYLVSYNFRQNLNEDWKVTNRFLYQDSRSASNMLSNAGFGQFAYDTSFNPEQFFQMNRQTQFQDFKRYNLSTNIDLSGKFEALGAKHNFLFGLDYANLGYDYVYNFGFDNYPINIYAPVYGTVPNSAFYDSVIGRGYKSSSSVVARQKGMYVQDYITWFDRLHLMIGARYDIADLTRGKSRSNFDLFPVLASDKELAIAARLRQPTTISTGWSPRVGAVFDILPELSAYASYSRSFGPQAAFDAKSVALPPERALQWEVGFKAQPLPGLLATLAFYQITKSNVATALLGTVGVSQLAGLQRSRGVEFDLIGALTDRMTVIANYAYINAKVIDDNAPNRLNPFGLLDSAVFGAQGGFLGNHLEFAPRHSGKLFLTYDFGDNGLGFRAGGGVTASTNWWGDLQNTFVMPGFARLDGFASYTAELYGHRVTAQLNLQNINNVRYFDAVDDTFNYNTAPKFRIPARPFTAVGALSFKW
- a CDS encoding efflux transporter outer membrane subunit; this encodes MRLRLPTLLVAMLSAFAGSGCNLDWEKPGLGAPPPERFRAARPRSAPPLRAARDFAALFRSRELTGFVDQALDQNLDIGAAVARIEQADAQARVSSAALRPSLSVNNIAQTNRTPGTVLVPTSGAGGLTPASSDVLATSDFQAVSFGFFQLGLTASYEIDFWGKIQDASSAARLLANASRFDRDVVEITTIAAVLNAYFQTLAARDRLRIARDNVLIATEVFETIKLRFGVGTATGMDVAQQQAILADQRASIPPLEQNLQQTENLLAVLLGRAPEDLLLEGGSLAKLAVPAVAPGLPSEVLLRRPDIALAEARLASQEFSVLRARAAFFPSITLTGLYGLQSALLKNVLRPEAVAWQFGSELAQPLFDGYALQGQYELQKGRYQELATLYRKQILSALTDVENALVAARETERQVMLQADSVTAWRRAYATALARLREGTIDTVTLAITQTSLFQSQDRLAQARLARFRAATGVYQALGGGWSPTTRDVEIAQANAVYEAEKGPWP